CGCTTTAAAGACTCAACAGCACGGCAAACTGCCAGGTTTCCAGTTCCGCCGGCGTTGCGCCCATGCCGACATCGAGGCGAACGCGCCGCACCGGCTGGAACGTGAGTCCGGCGCGAAAATTCGTCGAGGTGTCGCTGCGCCGGGCCGGCACCGCGCGATAGCGGTCGATGCGCTGCGGCGGATTTTTCGTCGTGATGCCGTCCGGCCGGATCACCGCCGTCGAGTCGACGCGGTACCAGATGTCGATCACCTCCTCCGCCTCGACCTGGACATACTTTTTGACCGCGCCGAAATGCGCCGTGAAGCCGCGGCCAAGATAAAAGCTCATCGCAATCGGCAGCGCCAGGTTGGTGGTGGTGGCGCGTTTGTCAAGCCGCAGCGTTTTGTCCTCGATGCCGATTTGGCTGCCGATCGGGTTCCATGGCGTCGCCGTATGTTGATGGCTGGCCCGCCGCACTTTTGCGTCTTCAAACATTAAAGTTTGGCTCTCCTCCGATTCCACAAAAATGCCGACGGTGCATTCACTGTTTTTATACATCGGCACCACCAGGCCAATCGCCCCGCTCTTGCGCGTCGTGTTTTCATCCCCCTCGCCGCTGCGGTCATCCGTGAATCGCGAGCTGGCAATGTAATTATACAGCACGTTGTCAGGGTAATTGCGAAAACGATAGTGGCTGAAGCTGGTGTCCACCACCGCGTTGCCGTTGGCAAGATCGACTTTTGATTTCTGATATTCGAACCGGAACCGCAGGGTCACCTCGTTTTGCATCGGCAGCTCGCCGTGCACGCCGGCGTATTCCGTCGCGCCGTCGTGCCGCCAATGGCTCTGGCTGGCGTGCGAATAACGCCAAAGCCCGAAGTAGTCGGCTTGTGAGATGTCGCCGTATTGATAAAAGCTGCTGTCCTGATCGTTGGCCGATTGCTGGTGATCGCCTTGAATGCGTCCGGCAAACACCCCGAGCTGTCGCGTATCGGAGAGTGTAATGAGAACGCCGCCGCTCAATTCATTTTGGCGAATCGTCGCCCCGGTGTTTTTGCCATTGAAATAACGCGAGCGATAACGGTGCTCGTATTGCTGATCATAGTTATTCAACCGCACGTAATCGCCGGAGACGTCGGTTTGCACGCGGCTGGCTTTGACGCCGGCCGCGAGAAACCTGGCGAGCTTGATTGAAAGCATGGCGTCCAACAAATGCGCGGTTTCGGTTTTCTCGTCGAGACCGTCGCGTTTGATATTCGGATCGATCTCCGGAAAATTGCGGCTGGCCTCGGCGCGCGTGCCAAAGGCATCGTAGCCGCCGTAATACCAAAACGGCACGTACTCGTAAAACGTCCCTTGATGATGGATCAGCTCATACGACACGGCGTATTTGAGGCCGGGCAGATATTTCGCCGCGACATCGCCGAGGTAAACGGCCGAGATCAGCGGCTCCAGCTTGCGCTCGGCCGGCTGCACCCAGTACGGCGGCGCAAACAACGCGTTGTCATACAAATAGATGGGATAGAGGCGCTGCTTGAACGCCTGGGGTTTTTCCGCGCTGCCTTTGAGATCGATATAAAGCCGGGTGCCGGAAATCGACGACAGCGACGCCGGCTGAAACGACAGCTCGCTCAGCGGATCGGGCAAAATTCCCAGCAGCCCCTCATCGATATTTTTCAAATTGACCGAAGTGATGCGATGTGGCCGCAAAAAATAATCGCGTGAATCGAAACCCTTTTCCAGCACGTAATCGCTCCAGTATTGCGCGCGCAGCGCCAGCGGGTTTAGGATGAACAAAAAGAAAAAAAGCAAGTGTTTCATCACGGCTTCTCCAGCAGGGCAAAAATTTGTGAGCCTACGGTCGCAGGCCCAACACGACACCAGACAGCGGGTTGAACATTTTGGGGTAAAATAACGCAAGCGCCGTACCAGAGTTTGTGGCCTCAACAGTTGCCACTTGAATGAAAAGACAACCGTTGATTTATTCAAGCCTTGCCTGCTGTGGAAAGTTCAAATTCGTGCTGACAGCTCCCATTGTGAGATGGCGGGAGCGACGAATTTTTGGAAGGTTATTCAAAAATTTGCGGGTTGTGCAAGGAAATAAAAAAGCCGCTCACATCGATATGAGCCGGCTTTGTATTCAAACCTTGCGCTGATGCTTGCAGCCTATTTCACCACTCGCCCTGCCACTTCCAACCGATTTTTCGCGCGGGCCAGCGAGCCGCGTGCGCGCGCCAAGTCCCATTGCTTGCGGCCTTCCTGCAAACGTTTCATGGCGCGCTCTTTTGCCTCTTCAGCGCGCTTGACGTCGATCTCGGCAGCCGCTTCGGCAGTCTCGGCAAAAATTTTGACGCCGGTTGGCAAAACCTCCGCAAAGCCGCCGGAAATCGCAAAATACAACGTACGGCTTTCCCCGTCCGCTGTGCTTGACTCGACTTTCAAATAACCGGTTTGCAAGCTCGTCAGCAAAGGCGTATGCCCCGGCAAAACGCCGAGATACCCTTCTTCGCCGGGCGCCACAATCGCAGCCACGTTTCCCGAAAAAACCTTGCGAAAGGGCGTGACGATTTCGAGTGTGAAGCTTTTCATCTGGTTACTGGTAGCTGGTTACTGGTGGCTGATTACTGGTGGCTGGTTGCTGAATGCCGAATACTTGATGCCGGAAATTTGATTCTCGCTGCTTATCAGCATCAAGCATCGAGCATCCAGCAACCAGCCTCAAGCCTTCATCTTCTTCGCATTTTCAACCGCTTCTTCAATCGTGCCGACCATGTAAAACGCCTGTTCGGGCAGATCGTCGTATTCGCCTTCGACGATGCCTTTAAAGCCGCGAACGGTGTCTTCGAGACGAACGTAGCGGCCGGCGGTGCCGGTAAATTCCTGCGCCACAAAAAACGGCTGGCTGAGAAATTTCTGAATACGGCGGGCACGACTGACGACGATCTTGTCGTCGTCTGTGAGTTCTTCCATGCCGAGAATGGCGATGATGTCCTGCAAGTCTTTGTACTTCTGCAAAATCTGCTGCACCTGCCTGGCCACGCTGTAATGTTCCTCGCCGACGATCGCCGGCGTCAAAATACGCGAGGTCGAATCCAGCGGATCGACGGCCGGATAAATCGCCAGTTCCGCGATTTGGCGCGACAACACGGTGGTGGCGTCCAGATGCGAGAAGGTCGTCGCCGGCGCGGGATCGGTCAAATCGTCGGCAGGAACGTAAATCGCCTGCACCGAAGTGATCGAGCCGCGCTTGGTCGAGGTGATGCGCTCTTGCAGCGCGCCCAATTCCGTGGCCAGAGTCGGCTGATAACCGACGGCGGAGGGCATGCGCCCAAGCAAAGCGGACACTTCCGAGCCGGCCTGCGTGAAGCGAAAGATGTTGTCGATAAAGAGCAGCACGTCTTTGCCTTCCTCGTCGCGGAAATATTCGGCAATGGTCAGTGCCGAAAGTCCGACCCGTTGTCGGGCGCCCGGCGGCTCGTTCATCTGGCCAAACACCATGCTGGTCTTGCTGATGACGCCGGATTGCTTCATTTCCAGCAGCAGATCATTGCCTTCGCGCGTGCGTTCGCCGACGCCGGCGAATACCGAGTAGCCGCCATGCTCCGTCGCAATGTTGCGAATCAGTTCCTGAATCAAGACGGTTTTGCCGACGCCGGCGCCGCCAAACAGGCCGGTCTTGCCGCCGCGAGAATACGGCTCGAGCAGGTCGATGACTTTGATGCCGGTTTCGAGGATCTGTGAACGCGTATCGAGCTGGTCGAACGATGGCGCCGGGCGATGAATGGGATAGGTTTTTGTTGCCTGCACCGGCCCCATTTCGTCAATCGGCTCGCCGATGATATTCAAGACACGGCCCAGCGTGCCGGGACCCACCGGCACCGTGATTGGCTGGCCGGTATTGCGAACTTTCATGCCGCGCATCAAACCATCGGTGGAATCCATCGCCACCGTGCGCACGGTGTTTTCGCCGAGATGCTGCTGCACTTCGAGCACGAGCCGGCCGGCGCGCCCATCACTTTTGCCATCACGTTCGACTTCGATGGCCGTGAGAATCGCGGGAAGCTCGCTGTCTTCAAAAACCACGTCCACGACCGGGCCGATGATTTGGACGATTTTACCGACGTTCATAAGATATTGACCTCAAACTTTTTAGTATGCGATTAACCGAATAATTCGTCTTTGCTGATGCCTGCCTGGCGCAAAATTTCAAGTAAAGTTCCTTTGGGCAAATCTTTTGTATGCATAGGAACGACAACTTTTTTCTTCGTCTCTGGCTGGTAATATAAATGTGATGACTTCCTTTAGTTCTATCGAGAACAAAACCTTTCTTCTCAAGAATTTTGATGATCCTCTTTGATGTAAGAGTGGGCAACTTAGGCATAAGCTTTCATACTCAGCGTATACTCTAAAGTGCCGTCT
This genomic window from candidate division KSB1 bacterium contains:
- the atpD gene encoding F0F1 ATP synthase subunit beta — protein: MNVGKIVQIIGPVVDVVFEDSELPAILTAIEVERDGKSDGRAGRLVLEVQQHLGENTVRTVAMDSTDGLMRGMKVRNTGQPITVPVGPGTLGRVLNIIGEPIDEMGPVQATKTYPIHRPAPSFDQLDTRSQILETGIKVIDLLEPYSRGGKTGLFGGAGVGKTVLIQELIRNIATEHGGYSVFAGVGERTREGNDLLLEMKQSGVISKTSMVFGQMNEPPGARQRVGLSALTIAEYFRDEEGKDVLLFIDNIFRFTQAGSEVSALLGRMPSAVGYQPTLATELGALQERITSTKRGSITSVQAIYVPADDLTDPAPATTFSHLDATTVLSRQIAELAIYPAVDPLDSTSRILTPAIVGEEHYSVARQVQQILQKYKDLQDIIAILGMEELTDDDKIVVSRARRIQKFLSQPFFVAQEFTGTAGRYVRLEDTVRGFKGIVEGEYDDLPEQAFYMVGTIEEAVENAKKMKA
- a CDS encoding F0F1 ATP synthase subunit epsilon, which codes for MKSFTLEIVTPFRKVFSGNVAAIVAPGEEGYLGVLPGHTPLLTSLQTGYLKVESSTADGESRTLYFAISGGFAEVLPTGVKIFAETAEAAAEIDVKRAEEAKERAMKRLQEGRKQWDLARARGSLARAKNRLEVAGRVVK